In one window of Coleofasciculus chthonoplastes PCC 7420 DNA:
- a CDS encoding CHAT domain-containing protein, with the protein MTNNNRHLLIGFILGLFLFTGIPPVLSQINPITPPIQSAAQSITQGRTFYAAKEYQQAIHFWRQAAQGYETQGDTLHHAQALSYLSLAYQKLHQWTDADAAITASLTLLDTVAESTERSRLYAQALNHRGRLELALGRAESALATWKQATQIYQQLDDDIGVTGSRFNQAQAMEALGFYRRACQISLQALQVDNHCNLSESGELDAAVNTFTQQSQPAFTVVGLRHLGNVLRLVGHWQESNLILHQALDLAEQIDSPSNQSATLLSLGKTEYALYRQYKDLWERSNLIENRETAKEWARKALNTYQQAAAITTDSTTLPLEAQLHQLRLLIEFQQWLQTLEKTDTTANPAEFTPQIQSQVETLLNSPLANLPPSKIAIYSQLTFAQELLKLPQYDPNFSYALDYSQTAFNQAKFLQNKRAESEALGTLGHIYEQNHQWKDAQDLTHEALGLAQSLDTEDLAYKWLWQSGRIYWQQQQKENAIHAYNTSINVLNSVRRNLLAINPGVQFSFLDDVRPIYQQFLEILLQPDANLDHLSQATRISEALQLAELEDFLRCSFTNLVSIDQSKNPPDAIIYPILLEDRLEVLVKLPQSDSSPEKVYRYTTQVSAKDFSQTLYDLRHQLDDYQNPVNTLILPSAQKLYNWLLKSAQADLPPEGTLVFVLDSTLQNLPIAILHDSQHYLVETYNIAISLGSQLPNLNPLSPSLMQGLLAGINKKAESYPPKLPALFNVWDELQQIHNTVPSQLLENEQFTQTNFRNQLINHPFSVIHLATHGEFSSDATQTVIYAWDKEIPVEKFGQLLQQRQQTRREPIQLLVLSACQTASGDKRAALGLAGVALRTNASSTVASLWRVSDNSTAQLMNDFYQQLSQGIPKAEALANAQRKLLTNPDNPSHKHPYYWAAFILAGNWF; encoded by the coding sequence ATGACCAATAACAATCGCCATCTACTGATTGGATTTATCCTAGGATTATTCCTATTCACAGGTATCCCTCCTGTCTTATCCCAAATTAACCCAATTACCCCCCCTATCCAATCCGCCGCACAATCTATAACCCAAGGGAGAACCTTTTACGCCGCCAAAGAGTATCAACAAGCCATTCACTTCTGGCGACAAGCCGCCCAAGGCTACGAAACCCAAGGGGATACCCTGCATCACGCCCAAGCCTTGAGTTATCTCTCCTTAGCCTATCAAAAACTGCACCAATGGACAGACGCCGACGCCGCCATCACAGCCAGTCTGACTCTATTAGATACCGTAGCAGAATCAACAGAGCGATCGCGTCTTTATGCTCAAGCCCTGAATCACCGAGGTCGTCTAGAATTGGCATTAGGGCGGGCGGAATCGGCGTTAGCAACTTGGAAGCAAGCCACGCAAATCTATCAACAACTCGATGATGACATCGGCGTCACAGGTAGCCGATTCAACCAAGCCCAAGCCATGGAAGCCTTAGGATTCTATCGTCGCGCTTGTCAGATTTCCCTGCAAGCCCTCCAGGTAGACAATCATTGCAACTTATCAGAATCAGGCGAATTAGACGCCGCTGTTAACACCTTTACCCAGCAATCTCAACCCGCATTTACCGTTGTCGGGTTACGCCATCTAGGAAATGTTCTCCGCCTCGTTGGACATTGGCAAGAGTCAAACCTTATTTTACACCAAGCCTTAGACTTAGCCGAACAAATCGACTCCCCATCCAACCAAAGTGCCACATTACTCAGTTTAGGTAAAACCGAATACGCCTTATATCGCCAATACAAAGACTTATGGGAGAGAAGTAATCTAATCGAAAATCGCGAAACTGCCAAAGAATGGGCAAGAAAAGCCTTAAATACCTATCAGCAAGCCGCCGCCATCACCACCGACTCCACCACCTTACCCCTAGAAGCCCAACTACATCAACTCCGTTTATTAATTGAGTTTCAGCAGTGGTTACAAACCCTAGAAAAAACCGATACAACCGCCAACCCAGCCGAATTCACCCCCCAAATTCAATCCCAAGTTGAAACATTACTCAACAGTCCCCTTGCCAACTTACCGCCCAGTAAAATCGCCATTTATAGCCAACTCACCTTTGCCCAAGAGTTACTAAAACTCCCCCAATATGACCCCAACTTTAGTTATGCCCTGGATTATAGCCAAACCGCATTTAACCAAGCAAAATTTCTGCAAAACAAACGGGCAGAATCTGAAGCATTGGGTACATTAGGTCACATTTACGAACAGAATCACCAATGGAAAGATGCCCAAGACTTAACCCATGAAGCCCTCGGTTTAGCCCAATCCCTTGACACCGAAGACCTCGCCTATAAATGGTTATGGCAATCGGGACGAATTTATTGGCAACAGCAGCAAAAAGAAAACGCCATTCACGCCTATAACACCTCAATCAACGTGCTTAATTCCGTGCGGCGGAATTTATTAGCTATTAACCCCGGCGTGCAATTTTCCTTTTTAGACGATGTGCGCCCCATTTATCAACAATTCCTGGAAATCTTATTACAACCCGACGCCAATCTTGACCATCTCAGTCAAGCCACACGCATCAGCGAAGCCCTACAACTGGCTGAACTCGAAGACTTTCTCCGCTGTAGCTTTACCAACTTAGTCTCCATTGACCAAAGTAAAAATCCCCCCGATGCAATTATTTATCCCATTTTACTCGAAGACCGCCTCGAAGTGCTGGTAAAATTGCCCCAATCTGACTCATCTCCAGAAAAGGTTTATCGGTATACCACCCAAGTTTCTGCTAAAGACTTTAGCCAAACCCTCTACGACTTACGCCACCAATTAGACGACTACCAAAATCCAGTCAACACCCTCATTTTACCCTCTGCCCAAAAACTCTATAACTGGCTACTCAAATCAGCCCAGGCTGACTTACCCCCAGAGGGAACCCTAGTCTTTGTTCTCGATAGCACCCTGCAAAATCTCCCCATTGCCATTCTCCACGATAGTCAGCATTACTTAGTCGAAACCTATAACATTGCCATCAGCCTCGGCTCACAATTACCCAACCTCAACCCCTTATCCCCAAGCCTTATGCAAGGGCTACTAGCCGGAATTAACAAAAAAGCCGAGAGTTACCCACCAAAGTTACCCGCCTTATTCAATGTCTGGGACGAACTGCAACAGATTCACAATACCGTTCCCAGCCAACTACTAGAAAATGAACAATTTACCCAAACCAACTTCCGAAACCAACTAATTAACCATCCATTTTCCGTGATTCATCTAGCCACCCACGGCGAATTTAGTTCAGATGCAACCCAAACCGTCATCTACGCTTGGGACAAGGAAATCCCCGTAGAAAAATTTGGTCAACTCCTGCAACAGAGACAACAAACCCGCCGCGAACCCATTCAATTATTAGTCCTCAGCGCCTGTCAAACAGCCTCTGGAGATAAACGCGCCGCATTAGGATTAGCCGGAGTCGCCTTAAGAACAAATGCCAGTAGTACAGTCGCCAGTTTATGGCGCGTTAGTGATAACTCTACCGCCCAATTAATGAACGACTTTTACCAGCAATTAAGCCAAGGCATTCCTAAAGCCGAAGCCCTAGCCAACGCCCAACGAAAACTTCTAACGAATCCCGATAATCCATCCCATAAACATCCTTACTATTGGGCAGCATTCATCCTCGCCGGAAACTGGTTTTAA